Part of the Xiphophorus maculatus strain JP 163 A chromosome 3, X_maculatus-5.0-male, whole genome shotgun sequence genome, GTGAAGAGATTCACTGAAGACGAAACAGAggtaaataaatctttgattAATGCAATGCAGTTTAGCCCACATCAGACTGATAAACAGTACTTTCTTGCtgaatgaaatgaaagtaaCAATATAAtgattataaatataaatgttattcatatttatatgcATTTGTCTTTACTGAAAAGTCACAATTGACTAACAGTAAAATTTATCTTAAACATTCTGCAAAGTAGTTATGCTGtcaggaaataaaatccagtatgGAAATGCTGTACTAAACGCAACGTTATGTCTGAACTTtattttgattcagtttcagtatttttctgaaCCTCGTACGTAAAAGTTTCTCAATTGTTTGGAATGGACTGAACATGTCAAGCTTCAACTCTAGGACGTTTGTTTTCATCTGGTTAATCATGTATCTCCCTACATACATTGGTAATGTATGAATCCTCTCATTTGTAAACATAAATCAatacaaaaagtaaatataCTATTTGTATCTATATTTGCTTGTAACAATATTCATGGGAAATCCTTAAAAGGATATATACTGCTTTCACAAATGTGCAAATGAGTACAGTTTTTGTATTATGTgcagacattaaaataaaagaatgtaatgattagtatttaaaaatattttttaatcccCATGTAGTTTGTATATACATTAACTAACAATGAGCTTTTATTAGGAATAAACTGTCATTACTTTGATCTCTTTCaacttgtttgaaataataaaaaaagtttacttgTTTTCTTATTAACAGGTGCATTACAATTGAAAATCCCCTGTCAACAGGAAGgttattgtgtttctttcaaTGAGGTTGAAATAAGAGCAGAAGCTGGACTCTGTGCTGTGATACCATGCTCTTTCACATCCCTCTTTGTACCCGAACATATTATTTGgtataaatgtgaaaaacctgTGGACAATTGTGACAAATCTGTCCCTGTATTTCACTCTGACAACAAAGTCGACAACATTCAACCTGGGTTCAAAGGTCGTGTGTCACTGCTGAACCTGAACATGACTGAGAAGAACTGCAGCATGGTGATCAATGATCTTCAGAAATCTGATTCTGGATCATATCAGCTCCGAGTTGTGGGAAAAGGAGCAAAAGAAGCATTTACATATCTTGCAAAAGCAAATCTCTCGTTAGCAGGTAGGAAACATTCCAGTATACAATTCCCACATCAGATTACTAGActtaatgaagaaaattaataattttaccttttttttttttagagaagaTTGTTGAAGCTTTATTGTTGACAAAGTaaatagatagacagacagacagacagacagacagacagacagacagacagacagacagacagacagacagacagacagatagatagatagatagatagatagatagatagatagatagatagatagatagatagatagatagatagatagatagatagatagatagatagatagatagatagatagatagatagatagatagatagatagatagatagatagatagatagatagatagatagatagatagatagatagatagatagatagatagatagatagatagcatttattgtcattgaacaggattCAACAAAATTTctattgcagctcccgtgcaaaaagtcaaatatatacaataaataaaataaacaaacacacaataataataataacaatatatacaactaaaattaactacaggcactcaaccacaccaaagaagtagcagcaggtccaattatggcaaagtgcagatgatgtgacagtgcaaagtgcagaacaatctgactgtgtgggggtgggggatatgtatgtgtgactgcgaggttatgatatgtgtgggaggggggggaggggggggggcagggagtaatggctctgacggctgtggggaagaagctgaacaaaggaaatatttagTCAATCTGTCTTGTCAACCTCACACTGATAACCATTTTTGTGATGATTAATTTGATGAACTGTTTCCATCAGATCTGAACCAAAAGCCCTCAGTGATGATTCCTCCACTGACTGAGGGACAGCAGGCCTCTCTGACCTGCACTGCTCCTGGTCTCTGCTCTGGGTCTCCTCCTAAAATCACCTGGATGTggagaggagaaggagagaaagatTCTTACATCATAGGAAACATTACtgctttaaaaacagagaaTCTGACTGCTTTCACAAAGAGACATGTCTCAACTCTGACCTTTAACTCTTCAGCTGATCACCACAACACCAGTATAACCTGTAAAGTCAACTTCACAGGTGGCATAACTACAGAAGAGACGGTGACTCTGAATGTGAATTGTGGGTACTTTATTATCTTTTAACTCTTATTGAAGGtgctttttaaatacattttctcagtGATGTTCCTCTTTTATgttatgcttaattttttttaatcattcattAAGTCAATTGTAAGTAAGTCAAATTCATATGCTTCCTTAATTCATGAGACATGTTTAATTCAATCTATGCTCCTCAGAAACCCTAATTAACAAGCATTTCTATATTTTACAGTTAATCATGTGAAACATTGTGCATGTGGCGGTGGAGCTCTTCTCTGGGTCGTTGCTGGTGTTTCACTCAGTGTGCATCTTTTCTCTATGATCTACTTGTACCACATTCGGTAAgttacatttagtttattttctcctttccaGGTCCAATTACTGTATGTAGGCTGTGCATTTGCAAcaattatgttttccttttttcatagGAACACAAGAAAAAAGGCTGAACCCACTGAAGATGATCAAACTTACATGTGTATGCAAAAAACCAATGCATCAGCAGGGTATAATGTTATTGTTCAACAACCGCACTGACATGTTGATGTCAGGGATTACTGTCAATTGGATGCTCCATGCTGAAACTAGATTCATATCACTACTGTTTTAGACACAACAGAAAAGAACAGGTGGTGAATGTTTCCTGGAGAAGAGAAATCAGTCCCACTAAAATTGTTAAAAGTACAGACATAGTAATTGTCTTAGCACAGGAATAAGATATATCATGAATacaactggaaagaaaaaatattataagGATCTTccaatttatttgtaattacttttttgtttccCCTTCTACGATTCGTTATTGaagttatattgttttttttagtttttctggagtatatttaaattgttgaatatttatacactctgtaaatatttattggaaatatttatgtCCATATATGCCTAAACAACGTATCTTCCTTAAAATGCAAGATTATCCTTTATAACTTACATTTCAATTGTAAATGTCAAttgggtttttctttctcattttacCTGACATGTCGTGTATGAACCTTAGGAAATAGTTTTTCTAATATAAATTACAGATAAAACATTATGCAGTCATTGATGCTCTTGTATAATAcattaaaggtaattttatattatttttgaactttaggtgtgtatatttgtgtgatttattcAATGTGTATCTCACCTATGGACTGCTAGAAAAATTCTAAAGGCCTCTCTAATCCTATAATGATAGTGGGTGTAGAAAAAGCATGAATAAATGTTACCCTTTTTtgctttccaaaaaaaagaagtaaattcatacctagaaaagaaaaacctgattACCCTTGAATATaccaaattacattttagtttacatATAATATATGTGCTTCAGTAGTCAGCATTTATTagttatgtttttcatttttaccacATAAATTGAGGAAGTAAAGATAAAAGGAGATGGATGAGACGAGCTAATACACACTCATATATCAGAAATAAGATCTAGACTGACTGCAACATGAATATTAgagtagaataaaaaaaactttaatgtctCTTGACTTGGTAGCAGCAGCAAAGTAACATGCGAGTTAAAGCATCTaggttcaaaataaaaaaaacattcaaaaagagaATAAGAATAACTAACTGTGCAAAAAGAGCAAACTTACAGCATAAAGTTACACTgtataattttcaaaaacagtATAATCAGATTCAAAGAAATGTCCAAttgtgtagaaaaataaaaatataaaatgttaatgtacatttctgcataaaaaataacatactatttactaaaaaaaactataacgGCAGGGATATAGATGCCTTTAGAATATAAAGACAGTTATAAATTCTAACAGATGCTCGGAGGAAGTACAAATATGGTAATGCTCTTTTGTACACCAACGATGCATCAGTCACTGAATGAAGTCTATAGTTCTGCAACAGTTTCCTGCCTGGAGACGTTATTCTTGATGGTATTTTATTATTAGCAGTAATATATACCAGTACATATATCCATATATGGCAGCCTGCAGCTCTGACCATCTTTAAACACTTCAGCCACTTGTCTTAAAATAGTTACTGAGATCTTGAGATAAAATCTGTTAGACACTAAACTGGTCTTTCTTAAGAGCCTATGAAACCACTTCCTCTCAGCTCCTGATGAGCAACACACTACAGAAGACAGTGGATGCCATCATcgagtaaaaaatgtttttaatacacaaaaatgttagaaattttTCTTCCATAATTACTAAAAAACAATGTATGTCCCTAAATTTAGTTTACATACTTTTTCCTAAGGGGGGCAGCATTGTGAAAGATTGCTGTGTCAACATGGGATTGTCAGATGAAACCTACAGGAAGTTGATGCTGTCGCCCTCTCTACCTCAAACCTGCAGAAAGGTGGGGGGGAGCTGTTGGTAATATATGTATGAATGTAACCCTTTCTTTAACCAGGTGTGtctcattgagattaaaaatgtctttttcaagAGAGATCCGGCCAAGACTAAGATCTACAACTATGGTGATATCAGAAAACTTACTCTGGCTTCTTTACCTGCAGCTGCTCCTGAACAACCATGAGGCAACATAGTGAGCAGTAGAGGACTCAGCACTCTACTTTGCAATGATCCTTTACTGAAAGTGGGGTCAGCATCATTGTAGTTGGGTGTCTATGGCAATTAGGAAGTGGCCTGTAAATGAAATTATTCCAAAGTGTTTAGCATTATAATCATCCATTCAGCCATTCAGATGCACATTCATATTGATTGTGGTAAGATACATTGTAGACACAGCTTCTACAAGACAGTCTGATAGAAGTGACACTGCCATGAGACAGACTGAGTGGGGGATCTACCACAGGACGAACTACTGTATATAGGCTGTACATTTGCAATGGTTTTCCTTTCTTCGAAGgaacacaagaaataaaataagaaactagTGAAGAAGATCAAACTCATATGTCTCTGCAAATTTGGATTCATCTGTTTTTGCTCTAAATAAGAAGTTAAATGAAATGGTAGGCTTAAATGCAATAATGGCTGcaatttaaaagcataaaaaatattgttgtcaAAGTTTTCCATGTTCATAATCATagaaataatgcaaaacaaCCTCTTAGTAAATGATTTATGatgatgaaataatgaaaaaatatacaaacacatgCATTATCACAACTTATTAAATTTATAGTTTATAAAGCCTGAGTCTCACTCATTGGTTGAGCagcttttttttcataaaagtgcTCACAAACCAACTTCCCAATTCTTAATGcagcaaaaaaggaagaaatatgaaagagaaaagaagaaggcGGTTTAGACGCCTGTGAAGAAAGTCACTGAAGACGAGTGGAAAGGTGGACAAAAAAAGAGgtgaataaaacttttatttacacAATACTTTAGCTCTCAGAttgatgaacaaaataattcaatgtCTACGTGTGTGTGTAAGTTGGGGTGGGAgagttaaagagaaaaatcagtGCTTTCTTGCTGAACAAGGTTACAAATGAATTGTAATGCCACAGAGGTGTGCAGTATATAAATTCTCCTGATGAttacaaattttaattattcatagttccattttatttgtctttactGAAAAGTTGTAAAGTCATAATTAGGTAGCAAAACATTAtgtaaaacattcataaagtgCAGTTATatatactgaaataaaatccaatacAGAAATGTTGCATTGAATGTGTGATGTTATGTCTGAACTTTGCTTCAGTTTCAGTATTTGTCTGAAACTCCTGGATAAAAGTCTTTTCCCTGTTTGGAATGATCTGAATGTTTCAAGCTTCAAATcaggatgtttgttttcatctggtTAATCGTGTCTCTCCCTACTGGCAACGGTAATGTATGAATCGTCTAATTCATGAACATGAATCAATACTAAAATTAAATACACTATATGTATATGTATCCACATTTGCTTGTAACAATATTTATGGCAAATCTCTaaagtttatatatttgttttacaaatttgcaaatgaataaagtttttctgttatgTGGAGAAACTTAAGGAAAAATTAATGGTTAGTGTTTAAACATCTTATAAATAATATCTGGTTTATATAAACATTTACTGACAAGAAACTTTAGTCAGGATGAAACTGTCATTACTTTGgcattgtttcatttcattgaaataatttttgaacAAATCCTGagtttacttgtttttcttattaacaGGTGCATTACAATGGAAAATCCCCTGTCAACAGGAAGgttattgtgtttctttcaaTGAGGATGAAATAAGAGCAGAAGCTGGACTCTGTGCTGTGATACCATGCTCTTTCACATCTTTCTTTGTACCCGAACATATTATTTGgtataaatgtgaaaaacttgaGGACAATTGTGCCAAATCTGTCCCTGTATTTCACTCTGACAAGAACGAGGAAAACATTCAACCTGGGTTCAAAGGTCGTGTGTCACTGCTGCACCTGAACATGACTGAGAAGAACTGCAGCATGGTGATCAATGATCTTCAGAAATCTGATTCTGGATCATATCAGCTCCGAGTTGTGGGAAAAGAAACAGGAGAAGCATTTGCATatcttgcaaaaacaaaactctcaTTAGTAGGTAGGAAACATTCCAGTATACAATTCCCACATCAGATTACTAGActtaatgaagaaaattaataattttatctttatatttttagagAAGATTGTTGAAGCTTTATTGTtgacaaaataaaggaaatatttaGTCAATCTGTCTTGTCAAGCTCACACTGTTTACCATTTTTGTGATGATTAATTTGATGAACTGTTTCCATCAGATCTGAACCAAAAGCCCTCAGTGATGATTCCTCCACTGACTGAGGGACAGCAGGCCTCTCTGACCTGCACTGCTCCTGGTCTCTGCTCTGGGTCTCCTCCTAAAATCACCTGGATGTggagaggagaaggagagaatGATTCTTACATCATAGGAAACATTACtgctttaaaaacagagaaTCTGACTGCTTTCACAAAGAGACATGTCTCAACTCTGACCTTTAACGCATCAACTGATCACCACAACACCAGTATAACCTGCAAAGTCAGCTTCACAGGCgacataaatataaatgagaCTGTGACTCTGAATGTGACATGTGAGTACCTCATTGTCTTACAAATCCTGCTGATGatgttttaattacaatttaTGAACATTTGCTCATAAAATACCCCTCTTTTAAAACtggctttattttattgtaatacattatttttatttcattgatgTGAAGTAAATTTTGATAACAGAGAATACTGTGGTGAAGTCAGGAGACTTTCATTGTGACCAGGAGTATTAACATTTTCCCTCCAGCATTATGAAATGGTTCAAATTTAACCAGAGATGACttaatagaagaaaaaatgtgcagtttttaCCATGCTAACGTGACAGCAAATAATTCTGGACTTTACATTTGTACAGAACAATATCTGAATAACACtctaagaaaaacaatcaaaataacaATGGCATGTCGGCTGAgatttttcaaaagcaaaacaagaagaaatatatttatttagataaatacaTCCACAACAAATTACAATCTAAAATACTTTCTTGATTTATTAATTGGTATATAAATTGGCCAGTAACAAGAGTATGTtctttgtgtgtctgctttactgaaaatttaaatattttgtttatatttgctCTGCAGATGCAAGAAAACCTCAGATCTCTGGTAGATCAAAAGTTAAAGAAGGAAATTAACTGAATCTGAACTGCAGTGTGGACAGTTTCCCTCCATCAGTTATCACATGGACTAAATCTAGAAAACAAGCCGAACAGCAGAGTCACAATGTATCTAAAAATTGTGGCAGCAGTAAAATCTGTCAGCGACAAAAAAGAAGTTGCTTGTTTTCCGTCACTAATGTGACAACAGAAGATGCTGGTCTTTATATCTGCACAGCAAAACATCTGAACAACACTCAGAGAGAAACAATTACTGTAACAGTGACATGtgtgtttaatacattttgaagaaatatttctCAAACTATTAGATGCAATTATCTAAGCTTGAGCTTCATATGGAGTTCATAACAAAAGTGTTTAAACCTTTTGTTTATACTGTGTTCCACAGATGCAAGAAAACCTCAGATCTCTGGCAGGACAACCGTCATGGAGGGAGACAATCTGAATCTGACCTGCAGTGTTGACAGTGTTCCTCCATCAGTCATCACATGGACTAAATCTAGAAAACAAGCCGAACAGCAGAGTTACAATGTATCTAAAAATTGTGGCAGCAGTAAAATCTGTCAGCGACAAAAAAGAAGTTGCTTGTTTTCCGTCACTAATGTGACAACAGAAGATGCTGGTCTTTATATCTGCACAGCAAAACATCTGAACAACACTCAGAGAGAAACAATTACTGTAACAGTGACATGtgtgtttaatacattttgaagaaatatttctCAAACTATTAGATGCAATTATCTAAGCTTGAGCTTCATATGGAGTTCATAACAAAAGTGTTTAAACCTTTTGTTTATACTGTGTTCCACAGATGCAAGAAAACCTCAGATCTCTGGCAGGACAACCGTCATGGAGGGAGACAATCTGAATCTGACCTGCAGTGTTGACAGTGTTCCTCCATCAGTCATCACATGGACTAAATCTAGAAAACAAGCCGAACAGCAGAGTCACAATGTATCTAAAAATTGTGGCAGCAGTAAAATCTGTCAGCGACAAAAAAGAAGTTGCTTGTTTTCCGTCACTAATGTGACAACAGAAGATGCTGGTCTTTATATCTGCACATCAAAACATCTGAACAACACTCAGAGAGAAAAAATTACTGTAACAGTGACATGtgtgtttaatacattttgaagaaatatttctCAAACTATTACATGCAATTATCTAAGCTTGAGCTTCATATGGAGTTCATAACAAAAGTGTTTAAACCTTTTGTTTAAACTGTGTTCCACAGATGCAAGAAAACCTCAGATCTCTGGCAGGACAACCGTCATGGAGGGAGACAATCTGAATCTGACCTGCAGTGTTGACAGTGTTCCTCCATCAGTTATCAAGTGGACTAAATCTGGAATAGAAATCAAATGGCAGGACAACATTTTAAGCaaagcagaaagcagaaaagtCTACCTGCTGGAAAAAAGTGGATGTGTCTCTTTTTCCTTCATGAATGTAACATCAGAAGAAGCTGGACGTTACATTTGTACAGCAACGTATCAGAATGAAAGCATGACAGAAGAAGTCCATGTTAAAGTGACTTGTAAGTATATTTTCATAGTTAATTTGCAGAAGGTATATAATTATTTGGGCTTCTAAGTCAGGATTATTTCGTGTTAGGTTTTGTAATTTCTTCAGAATACTTAGCACTTGTGTATGTTATCAaatatctgttttaaaatgccttattttaaatatctgacaaTACACCTTAGAAAATAGAACAAAAGCTACAGAGGGAGGCTGTGATCTTGAGCTGGAAAAGGGTAGATTGCCTTTTTCAGAGCAGGGATGAGGTCCTGCTTCAAGTGGAAGCATTAAGCGTTTCATAGTCTTATTCACTATTGAAGGGAAAATGGAGCGGGACATTGATAGGCAGATTGGTGCTGCATCTGCAGTGATGCTAGTGCCTTATCAGTCAGTTTTGGTGAAGAGAGGCCCAAGTTAAAAGGTGAAGAAACCCCAATTCACAtgtatttctgtaattttacaGCTTATCATGAGAAACATTGTGTTTCTGGCTTTGGAGCTCTTCCCTGGGTCATTGCTGGTGTTTCACTCAGTGTACATGTTTTCTGTATGATCTACATTTGGCACCTTTGGTAAGATACATGATGTTTATTTCATGCTTTTCAGGCCAAATTAAGGCATATGGGCTGTACAGTTGAAATAAcgtgtttcttttcttcaaaggaacacaagaaaaaaaacaaacctcacTGAAGATCAAACTTATTTGTCTCTGCAAAAACGTGATACATCAGCAGAGTATGATGTTATTGTCCAAAGACCACAGTAACATGCTTCCAGAGATCATTCTCACTTGGatcttacataaagaaaaatatgtatatatataaaatcaattTCAGTATTCTACATGCAATAGAAGAGTGGATTTATGTTTTCtagaataagaaaaatgttttgatccacaattgttaaataaaaagaaatagtaAGTGTCTCTAGATAAGAATAAGATATACCATATAATATAACAAGAATGATGAATATTGTATAGATTTGTGTTCTGGAGTGCTTCAATAGCTTTTACCATTTCTAatcagcacaaataaaatatattttaacatttaagcaTCTTAGCTTTTAACAGTACTGGTTGTTTCAATAGAATAACAATATTTTACATCTCACATAACAAACTGTACTTTGTTGTTATGCCCAAACATTTTGAGACCAAGAGCTACTTTTTCCCACACCAGCCGGCTGAGAGCTACCACGTGTCAAAATAGATTATAAATGaaactctattgacttattttatataaGTTATAATAAGTTATAGCAGACATATTAAAGAGATAGAAAACCTAAATTCTGACATTGGGAGAGGGTTGCTAGTTTGTCCTAGTCGGGCCAGCAGGATtcagtggttgattagctaatttcaACACCTGATCTGCTAGTGACCTGTCAGAGAGTCGGCCTGTGGGTCGCCTATTTTTTGCTAATGGAACCAAAATTGGCACACAGAATCGATGCAACACcttattgaaacaataattacagtGACTATTGTTTTTGTCGGATCACTTGggacattattttaattcatttaaacaaGTTTGTTGAGTTATTCTtcatgtcttttaaaaaaatttaggATCTTAGTGAATACTTTGATTTGCGTGTAAGAAGAGATCGTCTCAGCCTCCTGGTGGAGTTCAGTTTTTTGTTACCAGAAGACGATACTGCcgagatcaactcaaaaccttccTGAGATCGACTAGTGAATCGTGACCGATGTATTGAGCACCCGTAACAGTAGCAATCATACTGCAATTATTGCTTACTGTAAAGTGTGCTGGCCTATTTTGCATACAGctacaaatgtcaatttaaaatttcaaataaagagCGTCGGTGAAAATGCGTTTATTATTAACTCTTTGATACTACTTACTTAAAGTGGAGTGGACATCTTTGCAGTTGTGTGCTTATAAATAGTAAATGACCTGTAGTCCAGATGGTCCTAAAGTGCTCCACACTACATTCACTCACTCATCCATTGATAAatacattgtagccacagcttccctggggcagtctgacaAAAGTGGAGCTGCTCTACATGTGGCCCATTTGATAAGTCACATtatgttgattttgtgtttctagCACAATAATTCTATATAGGCTGTATATTGGCAATGAcaatggttttcttttcttcaaagaaacacacacacacaaaaacagcaaagccCACTGAGAACGATCAAACTTACATGTTtcctaaaatattcatttatttatttatttatacctTAAATAAGAAGCTAAATGCAAATGGTAGACCACTAAGTTCAATCATGGCTGTgaattaaatgcataaaaacaaagttatgaAAGTTGCACATTGCCTTAGCCACAGAAAAAGTGCAAAGCAACAACATACTTACAAACCAACTTCCCCATTCTTAATGgtgcagaaacaggaagaaatatAGAAAGAAGACAAGAATGCAGTTTCACCTTCAGTGAAGAGATTCACTGAAGACAAAACAGAggtaaataaatctttgattAATGCAATGCAGTTTAGCCCACATCAGACTGATAAACAGTACTTTCTTGCtgaatgaaatgaaagtaaCAATATAATgattataaatataattaaagctgcaagcagcctcgggcggccctcgcagcaagcaccgctccggcctattggccaccgcgggggttccggccaccgcagaagctcttgcacagtttccagagccgcagcccgctccccaccgcagaagctctgccgcagtttccagcaccgccgcccgctagccgccgcagaagctgtcgcgcattttccccgcccgtccactgGGCGACAcacgtgaatgcgttcggcggcgctccccgatgactgtcaaaaaatctggtgcagatcggtcaatgcatcgaggagatacagccgatgtattaacttagggggcgcagtggagtcaaattacatctcaaacccgttgggctctttagaggtgcactaaggtcatacatatccagtttggtgccaatcggatgatccatgtgtgaattagagccaaacgtatgaatatggcgagggactgatattcgccatttggccacgcccacacggttcagccagcagcgagcattgacagagtttatcatccgaatcatcttgattaggtcaagagagccataaacagagctttccaaggaaaaaaacggcacttcctgttctgagggggcggggcttagatgacgtcataatatgatgacgtaggatcgacgggcatcccaccaggatcactcaggccaagtttgatgcagctcggtcaaagtatgtggaatgtagaggcaaacgtatacgaacggcgttgccgccattgaaaacttttggcactttaaagcaagcgagaccaacttcctttctgtcatccaacacagaatcaccttgattaggtcaagagagccatagatgaaagtttccaaggaaaaaaatagcacttcctgttctgagggggcggggcttagatgacgtcataatatgatgacgtaggtccgacgggcatcccaccagcatcactcaggccaagtttggtgcagaagctatcgaccgttcacagtaaaatatgagacttcctgttgtcagggggcgtggcctaagtgatgtcatcatttgaccattggatattattggacacccgatgatgatcaataactgaaggtttggtgtctctgtgagtttttgttagaattacaaattttaaattttttccttttcattacaaaattgaactctgtcattccgtagggcaatgctgccctctggtgtcgaattactgacataatgaaactatttcagtgggcagcagggggcagcattgccctaca contains:
- the LOC111608143 gene encoding sialic acid-binding Ig-like lectin 14 isoform X1, giving the protein MSSFNSRTFVFIWLIMYLPTYIGALQLKIPCQQEGYCVSFNEVEIRAEAGLCAVIPCSFTSLFVPEHIIWYKCEKPVDNCDKSVPVFHSDNKVDNIQPGFKGRVSLLNLNMTEKNCSMVINDLQKSDSGSYQLRVVGKGAKEAFTYLAKANLSLADLNQKPSVMIPPLTEGQQASLTCTAPGLCSGSPPKITWMWRGEGEKDSYIIGNITALKTENLTAFTKRHVSTLTFNSSADHHNTSITCKVNFTGGITTEETVTLNVNFNHVKHCACGGGALLWVVAGVSLSVHLFSMIYLYHIRNTRKKAEPTEDDQTYMCMQKTNASAGYNVIVQQPH
- the LOC111608143 gene encoding sialic acid-binding Ig-like lectin 14 isoform X2, whose product is MSSFNSRTFVFIWLIMYLPTYIGALQLKIPCQQEGYCVSFNEVEIRAEAGLCAVIPCSFTSLFVPEHIIWYKCEKPVDNCDKSVPVFHSDNKVDNIQPGFKGRVSLLNLNMTEKNCSMVINDLQKSDSGSYQLRVVGKGAKEAFTYLAKANLSLADLNQKPSVMIPPLTEGQQASLTCTAPGLCSGSPPKITWMWRGEGEKDSYIIGNITALKTENLTAFTKRHVSTLTFNSSADHHNTSITCKVNFTGGITTEETVTLNVNCGYFIIF
- the LOC111608143 gene encoding sialic acid-binding Ig-like lectin 14 isoform X3, giving the protein MTEKNCSMVINDLQKSDSGSYQLRVVGKGAKEAFTYLAKANLSLADLNQKPSVMIPPLTEGQQASLTCTAPGLCSGSPPKITWMWRGEGEKDSYIIGNITALKTENLTAFTKRHVSTLTFNSSADHHNTSITCKVNFTGGITTEETVTLNVNFNHVKHCACGGGALLWVVAGVSLSVHLFSMIYLYHIRNTRKKAEPTEDDQTYMCMQKTNASAGYNVIVQQPH
- the LOC111608138 gene encoding sialic acid-binding Ig-like lectin 10; translation: MFVFIWLIVSLPTGNGALQWKIPCQQEGYCVSFNEDEIRAEAGLCAVIPCSFTSFFVPEHIIWYKCEKLEDNCAKSVPVFHSDKNEENIQPGFKGRVSLLHLNMTEKNCSMVINDLQKSDSGSYQLRVVGKETGEAFAYLAKTKLSLVDLNQKPSVMIPPLTEGQQASLTCTAPGLCSGSPPKITWMWRGEGENDSYIIGNITALKTENLTAFTKRHVSTLTFNASTDHHNTSITCKVSFTGDININETVTLNVTYARKPQISGRTTVMEGDNLNLTCSVDSVPPSVITWTKSRKQAEQQSYNVSKNCGSSKICQRQKRSCLFSVTNVTTEDAGLYICTAKHLNNTQRETITVTVTYARKPQISGRTTVMEGDNLNLTCSVDSVPPSVITWTKSRKQAEQQSHNVSKNCGSSKICQRQKRSCLFSVTNVTTEDAGLYICTSKHLNNTQREKITVTVTYARKPQISGRTTVMEGDNLNLTCSVDSVPPSVIKWTKSGIEIKWQDNILSKAESRKVYLLEKSGCVSFSFMNVTSEEAGRYICTATYQNESMTEEVHVKVTSYHEKHCVSGFGALPWVIAGVSLSVHVFCMIYIWHLWNTRKKTNLTEDQTYLSLQKRDTSAEYDVIVQRPQ